CCGGTGGATGGATGGATTGCTATTATATAAGGTATCCCTCCGGACAATCGTCAATTGTCAATTCTCCATTATCAATTATCCATTATATAAGGTATCTCCCCGGACAACCGTCAAGCGTCAACTATCCGCTGTTTTTGGTGATATCGCTGTTTTCATAGGTCCGGAGGGCAAAAGGGTTTCGACAGAAACGAAATTGTGATATACTTATCCGACCAGATCTTTTGCGGACAGCCGGGCGGCGGAACGCCGCTCCTACAGGCAACTGCCAACCGGCAAGCAATTGGAGGTGTTTTTATGAGCGTGGTACGGGATATGGGGCTCGCCGAGGCGGGCCGGCAAAAGATCGCCTGGGCCGCCTCCTTTATGCCGGTGCTGGCCGGGCTGCGGGCGGAGTTTGTGCGCACCCAGCCTTTCGCGGGCCTACGCATCGCGCTGGCGATCCACTTAGAGGCGAAGACCGCCTGCTTCGCGCTGGCGCTACGCGACGGCGGAGCGGCGGTGGCGGCCACCGGCTGCAACCCGCTCTCCACCCAGGACGACGTGGCCGCGGGACTCTGCGCCGAGGGCGTCGACGTGTACGCGCTGTGGAACGCCGACCCGAAGACGTACGAGGACCACCTGGCCGGGGCGCTGGCCTTCGGACCCCACCTCGCCCTGGACGACGGCGGCGACCTGACCGCGCTCCTCCATGGGGCCTGCGCCGACCGCGGCGGCGGCCTCGTCGGCCTCACCGAGGAGACGACGACTGGCGTGCACCGGGCCCAGGTCCGGGCCAAGGCCGGTCAGCTCCGCTTCCCGCTGCTCGCCGTGAACGACGCCGACTGCAAACATCTCTTTGACAACCGCTACGGCACCGGCCAGTCCACGTGGGCGGCCATCCTGCACACCACCAATGTACAGGTCACGGGCAAAGCCGTCGTCGTGGCCGGCTACGGTTGGTGCGGGCGCGGCGTGGCGCGGCGGGCCGCCGGGCTGGGCGCGCGGGTCATCGTCACCGAGATCGACCCCATCAAGGCTCTTGAGGCCGCGATGGACGGTTTCTCTGTTATGACAATGGACGAAGCCGCACCCCACGGCGACTTCTTCATCACGGTCACGGGCTGCCGCCGGGTGATTACGGCGCGCCACATGGCGCGCATGAAGGACGGCGCGATTTTGGCCAACGCCGGCCACTTTGACGTGGAGATCGACCTGGCCGACCTGGCCGACTTGGCCGCACGGCGCGAGACCCGACGGGCCGGCGTCACCGGGTATTTTCTCCCGGACGGACGCGTGTTGAATCTGCTGGCCGAGGGGCGGCTCGTAAACCTCGCCGCTGGCGACGGCCACCCGGCCGAGATCATGGACATGAGCTTTTCGGTGCAGGCGCTGGCCCTGCGCCACCTGGCTCGACACGGTCGCGCGCTGACCCCCGGCGTCTACCCTGTCCCCCGTGCGGTGGACGAGGAGGTGGCGGCCCGCAAACTGCGCGCCTCTAGCCTCTCGATCGACGCGCTGACACCGGACCAAAGGGCCTATTTGGAACAATTCTGATTGGAGGATTCTCACTTATGAGACGCAAGATCTTTACCTCGGAGTCGGTCACGGAGGGGCACCCGGACAAGGTGTGCGACCAGATCTCCGACGCGATTTTGGATGCCATCTTGGCGGAGGACCCCGTGGCGCGTGTGGCCTGCGAAGCCATCGTCACCACCGGCATGGCGCTGGTGATGGGGGAGATCTCCACAAGCTGCTATGTGGACATCCCGGCGGTCGTGCGCCGGACCATCCAACGGGTCGGGTACGACCGCGCGGAACTCGGCTTTCATCACCAGACCTGCGCCGTCCTCACCTCGATCGACGAACAGAGCCCCGACATCGCGGTGGGCGTGGACAACGCCCTCGACAGCCGGGACTCCGTGGACGGTGACGACCGCACCGGCGCCGGGGACCAGGGGATGATGTTCGGCTTCGCCTGCGACGAGACCCCCGAGCTGATGCCAGCGCCCATCGCGCTGGCACACGCGCTCACGCAGCGGCTGGCCGCGGCGCGGCGCAGCGGGGCACTCCCCTTTCTGCGCCCCGACGGCAAGAGCCAGGTGAGCGTCGTCTATG
This window of the Oscillospiraceae bacterium genome carries:
- a CDS encoding adenosylhomocysteinase translates to MSVVRDMGLAEAGRQKIAWAASFMPVLAGLRAEFVRTQPFAGLRIALAIHLEAKTACFALALRDGGAAVAATGCNPLSTQDDVAAGLCAEGVDVYALWNADPKTYEDHLAGALAFGPHLALDDGGDLTALLHGACADRGGGLVGLTEETTTGVHRAQVRAKAGQLRFPLLAVNDADCKHLFDNRYGTGQSTWAAILHTTNVQVTGKAVVVAGYGWCGRGVARRAAGLGARVIVTEIDPIKALEAAMDGFSVMTMDEAAPHGDFFITVTGCRRVITARHMARMKDGAILANAGHFDVEIDLADLADLAARRETRRAGVTGYFLPDGRVLNLLAEGRLVNLAAGDGHPAEIMDMSFSVQALALRHLARHGRALTPGVYPVPRAVDEEVAARKLRASSLSIDALTPDQRAYLEQF